A window from Citrus sinensis cultivar Valencia sweet orange chromosome 3, DVS_A1.0, whole genome shotgun sequence encodes these proteins:
- the LOC127900773 gene encoding uncharacterized protein LOC127900773 — protein MSKGKEKVIEVDDDELDFPPSLLADPAFDPGIPLEPIRSSVGTSARRMSPQTTSSSDSSDEEGSSGSENTLSEGQGDDSGEASPSGAPRPEGRSRIGGRALSRDYAIDYMTCTTTFDELEDLRLTYSIPGEILLKVPGKKDAPSRPPRGYVTLYLDSFKYGLRCPLQPYFARVLSGLNLSPGQLNPNGWRVLSGLFILWDRCCQSEPTIDEVKHLYQLKSSPKDAVSWGVHFPLKPDQLKRVEAVRANSCSSRELLSTYNLLESRLILPGHRMEDAVIGALTRKRSRPPTTKGDQSKDAPTAKRANVVQQAPPLKILPPAPEKVGEASGAATGPATSSLPVGPRSRLPDSRAEHLVPYLNELTKLVSKKELEDFDGRTLGELVGAMQHSAFHLSCMTTYYKAKVGRYDRKMKEDIQSATTRADVAEKKAGELNLENLKLIEQESLAQAKAITLEEELTKVKEDLQRQMAMYAAQLESLRDSHRAQVENLEREVENLEREVDNQYDQGLRHSYRCIMAVLGKRHPDLKMDDLAAGVAQHMDEEAAKEDAEGLEPIVIEEGNSPPRAVPADVGEASTPPDATGDTPPAPEEVQPTDAARLTDPPSF, from the exons ATGTCGAAGGGCAAAGAGAAGGTCATTGAGGTTGACGACGACGAGTTGGACTTCCCACCTAGTCTGCTCGCTGATCCCGCTTTTGATCCCGGGATCCCCTTAGAGCCCATTAGGTCTAGTGTTGGTACTAGCGCTAGGAGGATGTCTCCCCAAACAACCTCCTCGAGCGACAGTAGCGATGAAGAAGGATCTTCTGGATCGGAGAACACCTTGAGTGAGGGTCAAGGGGATGATTCTGGTGAGGCGTCCCCATCAGGAGCGCCGCGACCAGAAGGGAGGAGTAGAATAGGAGGTAGAGCCCTATCGCGGGACTACGCTATTGATTACATGACGTGCACGACCACGTTTGATGAGCTCGAGGACCTTCGGCTGACGTATAGCATTCCTGGTGAAATACTTCTCAAGGTCCCAGGAAAGAAGGATGCTCCTAGCCGGCCTCCTAGGGGATATGTTACCCTGTACCTGGATAGCTTTAAGTACGGGCTGAGATGTCCCTTGCAACCTTACTTTGCCCGGGTACTTAGCGGGCTAAATCTATCTCCTGGTCAGCTGAACCCAAATGGTTGGAGAGTgctctctggtctgttcatattgtgggacagatgttgTCAAAGCGAGCCCACAAttgatgaggtgaagcacCTGTACCAGCTAAAGAGCAGCCCCAAAGATGCCG TTTCTTGGGGTGTCCACTTCCCGCTCAAACCTGACCAGCTTAAACGGGTCGAGGCGGTACGGGCCAATTCTTGCTCGAGCCGAGAACTGTTAAGCACATACAACTTGCTCGAGTCTCGCTTGATACTTCCTGGCCATAGGATGGAGGACGCTGTGATTGGGGCCCTGACCCGAAAACGTTCTCGACCTCCAACCACGAAGGGGGACCAGAGTAAGGATGCCCCTACTGCAAAGCGGGCCAACGTCGTGCAGCAGGCCCCACCCTTGAAGATTTTACCTCCAGCCCCTGAAAAAGTTGGGGAAGCCAGTGGAGCAGCCACAGGTCCTGCTACCTCTTCTCTTCCTGTCGGGCCTCGATCTCGCTTACCCGACAGCCGAGCAGAACATCTGGTCCCTTACCTCAATGAGTTAACCAAACTCGTGAGCAAGAAGGAGCTGGAGGATTTTGACGGCCGCACCTTGGGTGAGCTGGTGGGGGCCATGCAGCATAGCGCCTTCCACCTCAGCTGCATGACCACCTATTACAAGGCTAAGGTGGGCCGCTACGaccggaagatgaaggaagATATTCAATCGGCGACGACCAGAGCTGACGTTGCCGAGAAGAAAGCAGGGGAGCTGAACCTCGAGAACCTGAAGCTGATAGAGCAAGAATCacttgctcaagcaaaagccattacCCTCGAGGAGGAGCTTACCAAGGTCAAGGAGGATCTGCAAAGGCAGATGGCTATGTACGCggctcagctcgaatctctCCGCGACTCCCACCGAGCCCAGGTCgagaacttggagagggaAGTCGAGAACTTAGAGAGAGAAGTCGACAACcagtacgaccagggacttcggcattcctaCCGTTGCATCATGGCTGTCCTCGGGAAGCGACACCCTgatctgaagatggatgaccttgcagctggtgtTGCTCAGCATATGGACGAGGAGGCGGCCAAGGAAGATGCCGAGGGGTTAGAGCCGATCGTGATTGAGGAGGGTaactctcctcctcgtgcaGTCCCTGCTGATGTTGGCGAGGCGAGCACCCCCCCGGACGCAACTGGTGATACCCCCCCTGCACCCGAGGAGGTCCAGCCAACCGATGCTGCTCGGCTCACTGATCCACCatctttttga
- the LOC127900774 gene encoding uncharacterized protein LOC127900774: MERMEKQMESLTTILHERQSERRVTQEERVRGGGVAPDPGSTRRSQTTGRLGGERGNIPLRGKFHREEEQSPARQIFDEDDGVANAEETVLSNHYLALKYRVNGVVGVAHADVFAWTHEDMPGIDPEVACHKLAIKKGARAVRQKRRCFNQERYEAINGEVEKLLRAGFIREVNYPEWILNVVVMSFGLKNAGATYQRLVNKVFKPLIGKTMEVYVDDMITKSKIPKEHVRHLEETFGLLRKYKMKLNPEKCAFGVESGKFLGFMVSHRGIEANPKKIQAIVQMRSPRNLKEMQSLTGRRGKKTEWTPECEEAFQNLKQYLQQAPLLSTPRDGDKLYLYLAVSDRAASSVLPLRQTLHKPDASGRLVKWAIELSEFDIDYKPRAAVKAQAMADFVAEFTEPEVCLDQQDVVTDSGEAQVWQMSVDGSSGEQGSGAGIVLEGPEGEVISYAVKLEFAATNNQTEYEALIAGLELAKAVKADRVKIKTDSQLVANHVNERFQPREEKMEQYLKIVRQMMGKFEAVEVIQIPREQNSRADILARMAAVADPKIPKSVPLEVKSSPSIEQNLGVLRIEQKCSWMDPIISYLRDGVLPPDKLRARKVRAQAWRYTMIDGVLYRREYTLPFLRCLDEDDADYVLREVHEGICGNHSGGRSLAHKVLRQGYFWPTMHQDAQEKTRSCVSCQSFASFSNQPPEKLTSMASPWPFAQWGIDLIGPLPKGRGATTHAIVAIDYFTKWIVVEALSRITEKKTTDFVWRNLVCRYGIPYALVTDNGRQFDSHSFRDFCRNLGIELKTTYKTATGETPFALACGHEAVIPTEIGTTTHRTDHFNEQENDEQMCLNLDLLTEKREQAAERSVIYQQRVARYYNQKVTVRQFKVGDWVLRRVNQNTKDSTQGVLGPNWEGPYRVK, encoded by the exons atggaacggatggaaaagcagatggagTCCTTGACAACCATTCTGCATGAGCGGCAGAGCGAACGAAGGGTAACCCAGGAAGAAAGGGTGAGAGGAGGTGGAGTGGCACCAGATCCCGGTAGTACGAGGAGAAGTCAAACCACCGGGAGACTTGGTGGTGAGAGAGGTAACATACCCCTGCGGGGAAAATTCCATAGAGAGGAAGAGCAGTCCCCGGCAAGGCAGATTTTTGACGAGGACGACGGGGTGGCgaatgcagaggaaacagTGCTGTCCAACCACTATCTGGCTCTGAAGTACCGGGTAAATGGGGTAGTTggagtg gcTCATGCAGATGTGTTTGCTTGGACACACGAAGACATGCCTGGGATTGACcctgaggtagcatgtcataagttggcaataaagaaaggCGCTCGGGCAGTAAGACAGAagaggaggtgcttcaaccaggagaggtatgaggcCATAAATGGAGAGGTGGAGAAGCTCTTGAGAgcagggttcattcgggaagtcaATTACCCTGAATGGATATTGAATGTGGT ggtaATGTCATTTGGTCTCAAAAATGCTGGGGCCACCTATCAGAGGCTGGTGAACAAAGTCTTTAAGCCGTTGATCGGgaaaaccatggaggtgtacgtggaTGACATGATCACCAAATCTAAAATCCCGAAGGAACATGTCAGACACCTCGAGGAGACCTTCGGgcttttgaggaagtataagatgaagctTAACCCAGAGAAGTGCGCTTTTGGGGTCGAGTCAGGGAAATTCCTTGGATTCATGGTGAGCCATAGAgggattgaagcaaatcccAAGAAAATCCAGGCGATTGTGCAGATGAGGTCTCCTCGTAACCTGAAGGAAATGCAGAGCCTCACGGGGAG gaggggGAAGAAAACCGAATGGACACCAGAATGCGAGGAAGCCTTCCAGAACCTGAAGCAGTACTTGCAGCAAGCTCCACTGCTGTCCACACCGAGGGATGGGGACAAGTTATATCTGTATTTGGCGGTATCGGATCGAGCCGCCAGTTCTGTTctg CCATTGCGTCAAACTCTGCACAAGCCAGATGCTTCTGGTCGGCTCGTCAAGTGGGCTATAGAGCTGAGCGAGTTCGACATAGACTACAAACCCCGAGCAGCGGTAAAGGCTCAGGCAATGGCCGACTTCGTAGCAGAATTCACAGAGCCTGAAGTATGTTTAGACCAGCAAGATGTAGTTACAGACAGTGGCGAAGCTCAAGTATGGCAGATGTCTGTGGATGGGTCGTCAGGGGAGCAGGGTTCAGGAGCAGGGATTGTATTGGAAGGCCCTGAGGGAGAGGTgatctcttatgctgtaaagttggaatttgcaGCCACAAATAACCAGACAGAGTATGAAGCCTTGATCGCAGGTTTGGAATTGGCTAAGGCCGTGAAAGCAGACAGAGTTAAGATTAAGACTGACTCCCAGCTAGTTGCGAACCATGTCAATGAAAGATTTCAaccaagagaggagaagatggaaCAGTACCTGAAGATAGTCAGGCAGATGATGGGGAAATTTGAAGCAgtggaggtgatacaaatccccAGGGAGCAAAATAGTCGAGCAGACATTTTGGCCAGGATGGCAGCAGTAGCCGACCCAAAAATACCAAAGTCGGTCCCTTTGGAGGTGAAGTCCAGCCCTAGCATCGAGCAGAATTTGGGGGTGCTGCGGATAGAGCAAAAATGCTCATGGATGGACCCGATAATTTCATACCTCAGAGACGGGGTATTACCACCAGATAAGCTGCGAGCTCGGAAGGTTAGAGCCCAGGCCTGGAGATACACGATGATTGATGGGGTACTGTATCGGCGAGAGTATACACTACCTTTCCTTCGATGTTTGGATGAGGACGACGCGGATTACGTACTGAGAGAAgtacatgaaggaatttgcggGAATCATTCTGGTGGGAGGTCACTGGCCCACAAAGTTctaaggcagggatatttctggccAACAATGCACCAGGATGCACAAGAGAAGACCAGGAGTTGTGTAagctgccagagttttgcAAGTTTCTCCAACCAACCCCCAGAGAAACTCACCTCCATGGCCTCCCCTTGGCCATTTGCTCAATGGGGGATTGATCTGATCGGTCCGCTGCCAAAGGGACGAGGAGCAACAACGCATGCAATAGTTgctatagattacttcacgaaGTGGATAGTGGTCGAAGCCCTTAGCAGGATTACAGAGAAGAAAACGACAGACTTCGTGTGGAGAAACCTAGTCTGTCGGTACGGGATCCCTTATGCCTTGGTAACggataatggcaggcagttcgatAGTCACAGCTTTAGGGATTTCTGCCGGAACCTCGGGATAgagctgaa GACAACCTATAAGACAGCAACGGGAGAGACACCGTTCGCCTTGGCTTGCGGACATGAAGCGGTCATACCAACTGAGATAGGAACGACCACACACCGAACAGATCATTTCAACgagcaagaaaacgacgagcagATGTGTTTGAATTTGGACTTGTTGACGGAAAAAAGGGAGCAAGCAGCTGAGCGATCAGTCATTTACCAGCAGAGGGTTGCCCGGtattataaccagaaggtGACTGTACGGCAGTTCAAGGTCGGAGATTGGGTGTTAAGGAGAGTAAATCAGAACACCAAAGACTCGACTCAAGGAGTGCTCGGTCCGAATTGGGAGGGACCATATAGAGTCAAGTAG